In a genomic window of Thermosynechococcus sp. CL-1:
- a CDS encoding polyribonucleotide nucleotidyltransferase, which translates to MKGLEKIIPLDGRDIKVVLQKFAPQAAGSILISSGETAVLVTANRAAAREGIDFLPLVVDYEERLYAAGRIPGGFLRREGRPPEKAILIGRLIDRPLRPLFPQWLRDDLQVVATTVSLDENVPPDVLAVTGASIAVLLAQIPFNGPMAAVRVGLVGDEFIINPTYKEIERGGLDLVVAGSPDGVVMVEAGANELPEADMIEAIDFGYEVIQDLIQAQRHLLKELGLDIVKVEPPAIDPTLENFIYDRAVEPVKAILKRFEKDKNVRDAALDEVQGAIAQDIAALPEDHPVAVAAAENPKALPTLFKAVTKKLMRQQIIEEGVRVDGRRLDEVRPIWCEVGVLPERVHGSALFNRGLTQVMSVTTLGSPADAQALDDLHPEDSKRYLHHYNFPPYSVGEVKPLRSPGRREIGHGALAERALEPVIPPKEEFPYVIRVVSEVLSSDGSTSMGSVCGSTLSLMDAGVPIRKPVSGAAMGLIKEGNEVRILTDIQGIEDFLGDMDFKVAGTDSGITALQMDMKITGLPMSVIKQAIEQARPARLHILEKMLAVLDKPRPQLPPSAPRLLTLQIPPDMIGLVIGPGGKTVRGISEQYNVKVDISEEGLVTITAPNETNAKQARAAIEGLTRKLNAGDVYLGKVTRIIPIGAFVEFLPGKEGMIHISQLAEYRVGKVEDEVKIGDEIVVKIREVDSKGRINLTRLGIHPDEAEAARSSSVV; encoded by the coding sequence ATGAAGGGTCTAGAAAAGATTATCCCCCTAGATGGACGGGATATTAAGGTAGTATTGCAAAAATTTGCCCCCCAAGCGGCCGGTTCCATTCTCATTAGTTCGGGAGAAACGGCTGTCCTAGTGACGGCAAATCGTGCCGCTGCTCGCGAAGGCATTGATTTTTTACCCCTTGTGGTGGATTACGAAGAGCGCCTCTATGCCGCTGGGCGGATTCCCGGCGGTTTTTTACGGCGTGAGGGTCGTCCCCCCGAAAAAGCGATTCTTATTGGTCGCCTGATTGACCGGCCGCTGCGCCCCCTCTTTCCCCAATGGTTGCGCGATGATCTGCAAGTAGTAGCCACGACGGTTTCCTTGGATGAAAATGTTCCCCCCGATGTATTGGCGGTAACGGGAGCCTCGATCGCTGTCCTCTTAGCGCAAATTCCCTTTAATGGTCCAATGGCAGCAGTGCGGGTGGGCCTTGTGGGGGATGAGTTTATTATCAACCCCACCTACAAAGAAATTGAGCGCGGTGGCTTAGATCTGGTCGTGGCCGGGTCTCCCGATGGCGTGGTGATGGTGGAAGCCGGTGCCAATGAGCTGCCCGAAGCCGACATGATTGAAGCCATTGACTTTGGCTATGAGGTCATCCAAGACCTGATTCAAGCGCAGCGGCATCTCCTCAAGGAACTGGGTCTTGATATCGTCAAAGTGGAACCGCCGGCGATCGACCCCACCTTGGAAAACTTCATCTACGATCGCGCCGTTGAACCGGTCAAAGCCATTCTCAAACGCTTTGAAAAGGACAAAAATGTTCGCGATGCTGCCCTCGATGAGGTGCAAGGGGCGATCGCCCAAGACATTGCGGCTCTGCCCGAAGATCACCCAGTGGCTGTGGCGGCAGCGGAAAACCCCAAAGCCCTGCCTACCCTCTTTAAGGCCGTGACGAAAAAACTCATGCGGCAGCAGATTATTGAAGAAGGGGTGCGAGTGGATGGCCGCCGTCTCGATGAAGTGCGCCCCATTTGGTGTGAGGTGGGGGTTCTGCCAGAGCGGGTTCATGGTAGTGCCCTCTTTAATCGCGGCTTGACGCAGGTGATGTCTGTAACCACCCTCGGTTCTCCTGCTGATGCCCAAGCCCTTGATGATCTGCATCCCGAGGACAGCAAACGTTATCTGCACCACTACAACTTTCCCCCCTACTCTGTGGGTGAAGTCAAACCCCTGCGATCGCCCGGGCGGCGGGAAATTGGCCATGGTGCCCTCGCCGAGCGTGCCCTCGAACCGGTCATTCCTCCCAAAGAGGAGTTTCCCTATGTGATTCGCGTCGTGTCGGAGGTGCTCTCTTCCGATGGTTCTACCTCCATGGGATCCGTTTGTGGTTCCACCCTCTCCTTGATGGATGCCGGGGTACCGATCCGTAAACCCGTCAGTGGGGCGGCCATGGGGCTGATCAAGGAGGGCAATGAGGTGCGCATCCTCACCGACATTCAGGGGATTGAAGACTTCCTTGGCGACATGGATTTCAAGGTGGCCGGCACCGATAGCGGCATTACCGCCCTGCAAATGGACATGAAAATTACTGGCTTGCCGATGTCGGTGATCAAACAGGCAATCGAACAGGCACGTCCGGCACGGCTCCATATCCTTGAGAAAATGCTGGCGGTGCTGGACAAACCCCGTCCCCAACTGCCCCCCAGTGCGCCACGACTGCTGACGTTGCAAATTCCCCCCGATATGATTGGCCTTGTCATTGGTCCCGGGGGTAAAACCGTGCGCGGTATCTCTGAGCAATACAACGTCAAGGTGGACATTAGTGAAGAAGGGCTGGTCACCATTACTGCCCCCAATGAAACCAACGCCAAGCAAGCCCGGGCGGCCATTGAGGGTCTGACGCGAAAGCTCAACGCCGGTGATGTCTATCTGGGTAAGGTGACGCGGATTATTCCCATCGGTGCTTTTGTCGAGTTTCTCCCCGGCAAGGAGGGGATGATCCACATTTCCCAGTTGGCGGAATATCGCGTCGGCAAAGTTGAGGACGAAGTGAAAATTGGCGATGAAATTGTGGTCAAAATTCGTGAGGTGGACAGCAAAGGCCGCATTAACCTGACCCGCCTTGGTATTCATCCCGACGAGGCCGAAGCCGCCCGCAGTAGCTCCGTTGTCTAG
- a CDS encoding GNAT family N-acetyltransferase, whose translation MGIDDIAPVFHLGEELFTSDLYPSLYRIWDEWEVIGFYNTDPEYCLVAEADSQVVGFILGTIISKAPWVYGYINWLGVHPHYQRRGIADKLVDKLIERMIEEGARFMLVDTDPANTPAVKFFTRKGFGNPRRHVFFSLNLTKHEIYGRLIAYERDRSERLTYRRPRRR comes from the coding sequence ATGGGCATTGATGACATTGCCCCCGTGTTTCACCTTGGCGAGGAACTCTTCACCAGTGATCTGTATCCCTCGCTCTATCGCATCTGGGATGAGTGGGAGGTCATTGGTTTCTATAACACCGATCCCGAATACTGTCTGGTGGCCGAGGCGGATTCTCAGGTGGTCGGGTTCATCTTGGGCACCATTATTAGCAAAGCCCCATGGGTGTATGGCTACATTAACTGGCTGGGGGTGCATCCCCACTATCAGCGGCGGGGCATTGCCGATAAGCTGGTGGATAAGCTCATCGAGCGGATGATTGAGGAGGGGGCGCGATTTATGCTGGTGGATACCGATCCGGCCAACACGCCCGCAGTAAAGTTTTTTACCCGTAAGGGTTTTGGCAATCCGCGGCGGCATGTCTTTTTTTCGTTAAACTTAACCAAGCACGAAATCTATGGCCGGCTGATTGCCTACGAGCGCGATCGCTCCGAGCGGTTGACCTATCGCCGTCCCCGCCGCCGCTAG
- a CDS encoding DUF5340 domain-containing protein, with the protein MTLSSAPSDEIPVPAHIHYELVLQILEQVSLPALPPHSSGYQQLHSAAIHLRKALRLQKQFEEEWQLRGGSVEYQWSLNRDRPPAQSK; encoded by the coding sequence GTGACTCTTTCTTCTGCCCCCTCAGATGAGATTCCTGTTCCTGCCCACATCCATTACGAGCTAGTGCTGCAAATTTTGGAACAGGTCTCGTTGCCCGCCCTCCCTCCCCACTCCAGTGGTTACCAGCAACTCCATAGCGCTGCTATTCATCTACGCAAAGCCCTGCGGCTACAAAAGCAGTTTGAGGAGGAATGGCAATTGAGGGGTGGCAGTGTGGAGTACCAATGGTCGCTGAATCGCGATCGCCCCCCAGCTCAGAGCAAGTAA
- a CDS encoding NAD(P)H-dependent oxidoreductase: MTEAPISPTTVLQQLQWRYATKKFDPNRKIPADLWQTLLQSLVLAPSSFGLQPWKFYVIETPELRQALLPHTWNQRQVVDASHLVVFAIKTNLNATDVDRYLARQAEVHQTAVENLQKYGDLVKGFLHSPPYPLNVDEWSTRQVYIALGQFMVTAALLGIDTCPMEGFLPQEYDRLLGLPTQGYHAVVLCAAGYRAADDNYATLPKVRYPLEAVVEVR; this comes from the coding sequence ATGACTGAAGCACCGATTTCACCAACAACGGTTTTGCAACAACTGCAATGGCGCTACGCCACGAAGAAATTTGACCCCAATCGCAAAATTCCTGCGGATCTGTGGCAAACACTTCTACAAAGTCTGGTACTGGCTCCTTCTTCCTTTGGCCTGCAACCGTGGAAGTTTTACGTCATTGAGACGCCTGAGCTACGCCAAGCCCTGCTCCCCCACACTTGGAATCAACGACAGGTGGTGGATGCCTCCCACTTAGTGGTATTTGCCATTAAAACCAATCTCAATGCTACGGACGTTGATCGCTACCTTGCACGGCAAGCGGAAGTCCACCAAACCGCAGTGGAAAATCTGCAAAAGTATGGGGACTTGGTCAAGGGCTTTTTGCACTCACCCCCCTACCCCCTCAATGTTGATGAATGGTCAACCCGCCAAGTCTATATTGCTTTGGGTCAGTTTATGGTGACGGCGGCGCTGCTGGGCATTGACACCTGCCCGATGGAGGGTTTCTTGCCCCAAGAATATGATCGCCTTCTCGGTCTACCTACCCAAGGTTATCATGCCGTCGTTCTATGTGCAGCGGGCTATCGAGCGGCCGATGACAACTATGCGACTTTGCCCAAGGTACGCTATCCCCTAGAGGCAGTCGTGGAAGTGCGCTAA
- the menA gene encoding 2-carboxy-1,4-naphthoquinone phytyltransferase — translation MASPSESMDRSRLWWAAIKLPMYSVAVMPIWLGTAVAIAETGRVHWWPFGLFLTAAVLILVWLNLSNDVFDAETGIDRHKYHSVVNLTGKKQLIFWLSNLCLLLGLLGIVAISWLQQDATVLGLVLLCCALGYSYQGPPFRLGYLGLGEPICFICFGPLAIAAAYYSQGQTFSPSIWPVAILNGLTTTLILFCSHFHQVADDLAAGKRSPVVRLGTARSAQLVYGACGVFYALLVAAVLWGMLPWPTLLALSSLPWAIYLCQRMAQFHSVPEQIKNSKFIAVQLHFWSSLLLGLGYLL, via the coding sequence ATGGCTAGTCCGTCAGAATCGATGGATCGCTCCCGTTTGTGGTGGGCGGCGATTAAGCTTCCCATGTACAGTGTGGCTGTGATGCCGATTTGGCTGGGCACAGCGGTGGCGATCGCCGAAACGGGAAGGGTGCATTGGTGGCCGTTTGGTTTGTTTCTAACAGCAGCCGTACTCATTTTGGTCTGGCTGAATCTCAGTAATGATGTCTTTGATGCCGAAACGGGGATCGATCGCCACAAGTACCATTCGGTCGTCAATCTCACGGGCAAAAAGCAACTCATCTTCTGGCTGAGCAACCTCTGCTTACTTTTGGGGCTACTGGGGATTGTGGCCATTAGTTGGCTGCAACAGGATGCAACGGTTTTAGGGTTGGTATTACTCTGCTGCGCCCTAGGCTATAGTTACCAAGGTCCACCCTTTCGTTTGGGCTATTTGGGTTTGGGAGAGCCAATTTGTTTTATCTGCTTTGGGCCGCTGGCGATCGCTGCTGCCTACTATAGCCAAGGGCAAACCTTTAGCCCTAGTATTTGGCCAGTGGCTATCCTCAATGGTCTGACGACAACACTGATTCTCTTTTGCTCCCACTTTCACCAAGTGGCCGATGATCTAGCCGCTGGCAAACGTTCGCCGGTCGTGCGCCTAGGGACGGCTCGCAGTGCTCAACTGGTCTATGGCGCCTGTGGCGTCTTTTATGCTCTCTTAGTGGCCGCTGTCCTCTGGGGAATGCTGCCGTGGCCAACACTGCTGGCTTTGAGTTCACTGCCTTGGGCGATTTATTTGTGCCAGCGGATGGCGCAATTTCACAGTGTCCCTGAGCAGATCAAGAACTCGAAATTTATTGCGGTGCAACTGCACTTTTGGAGTAGCTTGCTCTTGGGATTGGGTTACTTGCTCTGA
- a CDS encoding His/Gly/Thr/Pro-type tRNA ligase C-terminal domain-containing protein: MGHPHECESYGRSLGQQIRNAETQKIPVMGIIGAKEVESETVSIRTRAAKDVSAFPVKELVEKLTSAMTAMDADIQWQ; this comes from the coding sequence ATGGGACATCCGCATGAGTGTGAATCGTACGGGCGATCGCTAGGTCAACAAATCCGCAATGCTGAAACCCAGAAAATTCCTGTGATGGGCATTATCGGTGCCAAGGAAGTCGAAAGCGAGACCGTAAGTATCCGCACCCGTGCAGCAAAAGATGTCAGCGCTTTCCCTGTTAAGGAACTGGTTGAAAAACTCACCTCTGCCATGACTGCGATGGATGCCGATATTCAGTGGCAATAG